In a single window of the Ruminococcus albus 7 = DSM 20455 genome:
- a CDS encoding TerD family protein, producing the protein MSLIVPMITRGALGRNDLLNNYGTNSFIQPPINDLMGIMNRGPMMGGMGMGNPMMGNMGGSGIVNPSSVGGFVTGAAVGAVAMSAMQNGGLNGANRIDHPNGGVNRNMNQPQNGYPNNGYNNQPQNGYPNNGYNNQPQNSYPNNGYNNQPQNGYPNNGYNNQPQNGYPNNGYNNQPQNGYLNNGYNNQPQNGYPNNGYNNQPQNGYPNNGYNNQPQNGYPNNGYNNQPSGDPLDAIFSQPQPPQQNQQHGAWEPVRNTPNTGHGNFGVQQPVNNANASYASNPANNRPTVKRNRVDPTGDRLAKGQKYSIKDRDGRPAEQLKICFGWDVKDGRVELDASAFMLGDSGKVLGDEWFIFYGQPDSPDNGLHYKIFKDDPNSPDDAAIIMDLTRVDARVTKIALAVTIYEAAAHALNFGMVQNLYARILDSRTNREIASFRMDECYSSVTAMVLGELYRYKGEWKFNAVGAGKNLDLAAFCGMYGVALE; encoded by the coding sequence ATGAGTCTGATAGTTCCTATGATAACCAGAGGCGCTCTCGGCAGAAACGACCTCTTGAACAACTACGGTACAAACAGCTTTATCCAGCCGCCGATAAATGACCTTATGGGTATCATGAACCGCGGTCCCATGATGGGCGGAATGGGTATGGGCAATCCCATGATGGGTAATATGGGCGGCAGCGGTATTGTCAACCCAAGCTCCGTGGGAGGTTTCGTCACTGGCGCAGCAGTAGGCGCTGTAGCTATGAGCGCCATGCAAAACGGCGGTCTTAACGGCGCAAACAGAATCGACCACCCGAACGGCGGCGTAAACAGAAATATGAATCAGCCGCAGAACGGCTATCCCAATAACGGCTACAACAATCAGCCGCAGAACGGCTATCCCAACAACGGCTACAACAATCAGCCACAGAACAGCTATCCCAACAACGGCTACAACAATCAGCCGCAGAACGGTTATCCCAATAACGGCTACAACAATCAGCCGCAGAATGGCTATCCCAATAACGGCTACAACAATCAGCCGCAGAACGGTTATCTCAACAACGGCTACAACAATCAGCCGCAGAATGGCTATCCCAACAACGGCTACAACAATCAGCCGCAGAACGGCTATCCCAACAACGGCTACAACAATCAGCCGCAGAATGGCTATCCCAACAATGGCTACAATAATCAGCCATCCGGCGACCCGCTGGATGCTATATTCTCACAGCCTCAGCCCCCTCAGCAGAATCAGCAGCATGGCGCATGGGAACCTGTGCGTAATACTCCGAATACAGGACATGGCAATTTCGGGGTGCAGCAGCCTGTGAACAATGCAAATGCAAGCTATGCTTCAAATCCTGCAAATAATCGTCCCACTGTAAAACGCAACCGTGTAGACCCCACAGGCGACAGACTTGCTAAAGGACAGAAATATTCCATAAAGGACAGAGACGGCAGACCTGCCGAACAGCTTAAAATATGCTTTGGCTGGGACGTCAAGGATGGCAGAGTTGAACTGGATGCCTCCGCTTTCATGCTTGGCGACAGCGGAAAAGTCCTCGGAGATGAGTGGTTCATTTTCTATGGTCAGCCCGACAGTCCTGATAACGGGCTGCACTATAAGATATTCAAGGATGATCCCAATTCACCCGATGACGCGGCTATCATCATGGATCTCACCCGTGTCGATGCAAGGGTCACAAAGATAGCACTTGCGGTCACTATATACGAGGCTGCCGCACACGCTCTCAATTTCGGTATGGTGCAGAACCTTTATGCGCGTATACTCGACAGCCGCACCAACAGGGAGATAGCATCCTTCAGAATGGACGAATGCTATTCATCCGTAACAGCTATGGTGCTGGGTGAGCTTTACCGCTACAAGGGCGAATGGAAATTCAATGCGGTAGGCGCAGGTAAAAATCTGGATCTCGCGGCGTTCTGCGGAATGTACGGCGTTGCGCTCGAATAG
- a CDS encoding aminotransferase gives MKLTEMSREQLVEFKNKVQAEYDGYKAQGLALNMARGKPAAEQLDLTEGLLTCVSKSSDCFDDDGLDCRNYGGLDGIPAAKKLFAPMLGVSEKELIVFGNSSLNIMYDTIAKYLLFGVDEESKPWRDQGKIKWLCPVPGYDRHFLICQKFGIEMINIPTDENGPDMDMIEKLVAEDDSIKGIWCVPMYANPTGVTYSDEVVKRFANMKTKASDFRIFWDNAYCVHHLTDTPDKLLNILDECKAAGNPERVVMFASTSKISYAGAGVAIMGASEANIKYILSLMTVQTIGHDKINQLRHVKFFGDFEGLKEHMKKHKALIAPRFEVVLDTLDKELGELGVAKWTKPNGGYFVSFDAMNGTAKRIVTLCKEAGVVLTGAGATFPYGKDPDDKNIRVAPTYPPVEELKIAAKLFTVCVKLASAEKLLAE, from the coding sequence ATGAAACTGACAGAAATGTCCCGTGAACAGCTTGTTGAGTTCAAGAATAAGGTACAGGCGGAGTATGACGGCTACAAGGCTCAGGGCCTTGCGCTGAATATGGCAAGAGGTAAGCCTGCAGCTGAGCAGCTTGATCTCACTGAGGGTCTGCTGACCTGTGTTTCAAAGAGCAGTGACTGCTTTGATGATGATGGTCTTGATTGCAGAAACTATGGCGGCCTTGACGGCATTCCTGCTGCAAAGAAGCTTTTTGCACCTATGCTGGGTGTAAGCGAGAAGGAGCTCATCGTGTTCGGTAACTCCAGTCTTAATATAATGTATGATACTATCGCAAAGTATCTCCTTTTCGGTGTTGACGAGGAGTCAAAGCCCTGGAGAGATCAGGGCAAGATCAAGTGGCTCTGCCCCGTTCCCGGATATGACAGACATTTCCTTATCTGCCAGAAGTTCGGTATCGAGATGATAAATATCCCTACCGATGAGAACGGTCCCGATATGGATATGATCGAGAAGCTGGTCGCTGAGGATGACAGCATCAAGGGTATCTGGTGTGTACCTATGTACGCTAACCCCACAGGTGTTACTTACAGCGATGAAGTTGTAAAGAGATTTGCAAACATGAAGACAAAGGCTTCGGATTTCCGTATCTTCTGGGATAACGCTTACTGCGTACATCACCTGACAGATACTCCCGACAAGCTGCTGAACATTCTTGATGAGTGCAAGGCTGCAGGCAACCCCGAGAGAGTTGTAATGTTCGCATCTACTTCCAAGATCAGCTATGCCGGTGCAGGTGTGGCTATCATGGGTGCAAGTGAAGCTAATATCAAGTATATCCTCTCGCTGATGACAGTTCAGACCATCGGTCACGACAAGATCAATCAGCTCAGACACGTTAAGTTCTTCGGTGATTTTGAGGGACTTAAAGAGCACATGAAGAAGCACAAGGCGCTTATCGCTCCCCGTTTTGAGGTAGTACTGGATACCCTCGACAAGGAACTGGGCGAACTGGGCGTAGCTAAGTGGACAAAGCCCAACGGCGGTTACTTTGTAAGCTTTGATGCTATGAACGGTACTGCAAAGCGCATAGTTACTCTCTGCAAGGAAGCAGGCGTTGTACTGACAGGTGCAGGCGCAACATTCCCTTACGGCAAGGATCCCGATGATAAGAATATACGTGTAGCTCCCACATATCCCCCTGTTGAGGAGCTGAAGATAGCAGCTAAGCTGTTTACCGTATGTGTTAAGCTTGCAAGTGCTGAAAAGCTGCTTGCAGAATAA
- a CDS encoding TIGR03905 family TSCPD domain-containing protein — protein MATYDYTPHGVCARKISFDIVDGKLHDVSFVGGCNGNLKAIGKLLEGAAPEDAVRLLKGNDCSGRGTSCADQLAIAVEKALEENA, from the coding sequence ATGGCTACCTATGATTATACACCTCACGGTGTATGTGCAAGAAAAATATCCTTTGATATCGTGGATGGCAAGCTCCATGATGTCAGCTTCGTAGGCGGCTGCAACGGCAATCTGAAAGCCATAGGCAAGCTGCTTGAGGGCGCTGCCCCCGAAGATGCCGTTCGTCTGCTCAAAGGCAACGATTGCAGCGGAAGAGGAACTTCCTGCGCAGATCAGCTTGCTATTGCAGTTGAAAAAGCTCTGGAAGAAAATGCCTGA